The proteins below come from a single Triticum aestivum cultivar Chinese Spring chromosome 5D, IWGSC CS RefSeq v2.1, whole genome shotgun sequence genomic window:
- the LOC123123574 gene encoding 50S ribosomal protein L18, chloroplastic, which produces MLASPALAGATHSFPAFVSGSRGIHLPSVSAPSHSPARRAALVVLAKAKVSTPNADRIARHDRLRKKVSGTTERPRLSVFRSNKHLYAQVIDDTKSCTLASASTMHKALSKELEYSAGPTTEVAQKIGEVIAKSCLEKGITKVVFDRGGFLYHGRIKALADAARENGLEF; this is translated from the exons ATGCTAGCCTCGCCGGCGCTCGCCGGCGCCACCCACTCCTTCCCGGCCTTCGTGTCGGGCAGCCGCGGCATCCACCTCCCGTCCGTGTCCGCGCCCTCGCACTCGCCGGCGCGGCGGGCCGCCCTGGTCGTCCTCGCCAAGGCCAAGGTGTCCACGCCCAATGCCGACCGCATCGCCCGCCACGACCGCCTCCGCAAGAAG GTTAGCGGCACCACAGAGAGGCCAAGACTCAGCGTTTTCCGCTCAAACAAGCATTTGTATGCTCAGGTGATCGACGATACAAAGTCGTGCACTCTGGCTTCAGCCTCAACAATGCACAAAGCTCTTTCAAAGGAGCTTGAGTACTCTGCTGGGCCAACAACT GAAGTGGCACAAAAGATTGGTGAAGTGATTGCCAAGTCCTGCTTGGAGAAAGGAATCACCAAAGTGGTCTTTGACCGAGGGGGTTTCCTCTACCATGGCCGCATCAAAGCTCTAGCCGATGCTGCTAGAGAGAACGGGCTTGAGTTCTGA
- the LOC123123575 gene encoding pre-mRNA-splicing factor CWC21 → MYNGIGLQTARGSGTNGHVQTNKFFIQPRTGGPPPKAHSHDDGAAGMRKPNKEILEHDRRRQVELRLVELRDTLEELGYTEGEIEERVEEARKEAELQTAAPRPVEGFTSTQSHHVAARKEKKLETLRAALGLDAEVGQKKSSQVDNDPESGELVPAKDGF, encoded by the exons ATGTACAACGGCATCGGGCTGCAGACGGCGCGCGGGTCCGGCACGAATGGGCACGTCCAGACCAACAAGTTCTTCATCCAGCCCCGGACCGGCGGCCCGCCGCCCAAGGCCCACAGCCACGACGACGGCGCCGCCGGGATGAGGAAGCCGAACAAGGAGATCCTGGAGCACGACCGGAGGCGGCAGGTGGAGCTGCGGCTGGTCGAGCTGAGGGACACCCTCGAGGAGCTGGGTTACACGGAAGGCGAGATCGAGGAGCGCGTCGAGGAGGCGCGCAAGGAGGCCGAGCTGCAGACTGCCGCGCCGCGTCCGGTGGAAGG GTTCACGAGCACGCAGAGCCACCATGTCGCAGCACGCAAGGAGAAGAAGCTCGAGACGCTGAGGGCTGCTCTTGGGCTAGATGCTGAGGTTGGACAGAAGAAGAGTTCTCAAGTAGACAATGATCCGGAGTCTGGGGAGCTTGTACCTGCGAAGGATGGATTCTGA